One Nitrospira sp. DNA window includes the following coding sequences:
- a CDS encoding Flagellar basal body-associated protein FliL, with the protein MAEAAEEKVPVAPTGIPMKMVIILVAGTLVLGLGGAFAMFKMMSGSSGEKPAVSEDVAEKPAGHGAAEPKEGGHVAAGAAGAIADLDPFIVNLADSPEVRYLKVTMKLEMDSFAAVEDVKARTPQIRDTILVLLTSLDSVTARSPQGKHKLREDVTQRVNGLLPKKSVKSAYFTEFVIQ; encoded by the coding sequence ATGGCAGAAGCAGCTGAAGAGAAAGTGCCAGTGGCGCCGACCGGGATTCCCATGAAGATGGTCATCATCCTCGTCGCAGGGACCTTGGTCCTCGGATTGGGCGGAGCCTTTGCGATGTTTAAGATGATGTCCGGATCCTCCGGAGAAAAACCTGCGGTTTCCGAAGACGTTGCGGAAAAGCCGGCTGGTCACGGGGCGGCCGAACCCAAAGAAGGGGGGCACGTTGCCGCAGGCGCAGCCGGAGCGATCGCCGACCTGGACCCCTTCATCGTCAACCTCGCCGATTCCCCCGAAGTGCGGTATCTCAAGGTGACGATGAAGCTGGAGATGGACAGTTTCGCTGCGGTCGAAGATGTCAAGGCGCGGACACCGCAGATTCGCGACACGATCCTGGTGTTGTTGACCAGCTTGGATTCCGTCACCGCCCGTTCACCGCAAGGGAAACATAAGTTGCGCGAAGACGTGACCCAGCGCGTCAACGGTCTGTTGCCCAAGAAATCGGTCAAGTCGGCGTACTTCACGGAATTCGTCATTCAGTAG
- a CDS encoding Flagellar hook protein FlgE — MGILTSMFTAVTGLSSYGNAMGVIGNNIANVGTAGFKSSRATFSELIATSLAGGSGSDQIGLGVYLNDVQTNFSQGSMTTTGNTFDLAIDGNGFYLLRNSTGANLYSRAGQFKVDNLGQVVDASGALLQGYQADTNGNITNTIGGITLSSSAVAPQATGTASILGNLNANATAPTAAFATTDATSYNFATGVTFYDSLGNSHQLQLYFRKTAANAWGVYSQVDGGAATAQTNMTFSAAGAVTAGGTQTVTAALTNGATTPQTMTVDLSALTQFGSPSGVISQTQNGYSSGTLDKISVDKQGKVVAQFTNGQTRALAQIVLNRFTNPDGLVNNGENHFIETVESGAPVSGAPTVNGLGRILSGTVEQSNVDLGKEFVDMIITQRAFQANSRAITTSDEMLQELVNLKR, encoded by the coding sequence ATGGGTATTTTAACCTCGATGTTCACCGCAGTCACCGGTTTGAGTTCCTACGGCAATGCCATGGGTGTCATCGGCAACAACATCGCCAACGTCGGCACGGCCGGATTCAAATCCAGCCGGGCGACGTTTTCGGAGCTGATCGCGACCAGTCTTGCTGGCGGGTCCGGCAGCGATCAAATCGGTCTCGGAGTGTACCTCAACGATGTTCAAACCAATTTTTCACAAGGCTCCATGACCACCACGGGGAACACGTTCGATCTGGCCATCGACGGCAACGGTTTCTATCTCCTGCGCAACAGCACCGGCGCGAACCTCTATTCCCGCGCCGGTCAATTCAAGGTGGACAATCTGGGACAGGTCGTGGATGCCAGCGGCGCCTTACTCCAAGGCTACCAAGCCGACACCAACGGCAACATTACCAATACGATCGGCGGCATCACGCTTTCGTCCAGCGCCGTCGCTCCCCAGGCGACCGGTACCGCCAGCATCCTCGGCAATCTCAACGCCAATGCGACCGCGCCGACCGCAGCGTTCGCCACAACCGATGCCACGTCCTACAACTTTGCGACCGGTGTGACGTTCTATGATTCCTTGGGAAACTCCCATCAACTGCAGCTGTATTTTCGAAAGACCGCAGCAAATGCGTGGGGCGTCTACTCGCAGGTGGACGGTGGGGCCGCGACAGCTCAAACCAATATGACCTTTAGCGCAGCCGGCGCCGTGACGGCCGGCGGGACACAAACCGTCACGGCGGCGTTGACGAACGGTGCGACCACACCCCAGACCATGACGGTGGATCTTTCCGCGTTGACGCAATTCGGCTCGCCATCGGGGGTGATCAGTCAAACGCAAAACGGCTATTCGTCCGGCACTCTCGACAAAATCAGTGTCGATAAACAGGGCAAGGTCGTGGCGCAATTCACCAACGGCCAGACCAGGGCCCTGGCACAAATCGTCTTGAACCGTTTTACGAATCCGGATGGGTTGGTCAACAACGGAGAAAACCATTTCATTGAAACCGTCGAGTCCGGGGCACCGGTGTCCGGCGCCCCGACCGTGAACGGGTTGGGCAGAATCCTGTCCGGGACCGTCGAGCAGTCCAACGTCGATCTCGGCAAGGAATTCGTGGATATGATCATTACCCAGCGCGCGTTCCAGGCCAATTCACGGGCCATCACGACCAGCGACGAAATGTTGCAGGAACTCGTGAACCTCAAGCGCTAA
- a CDS encoding Flagellar basal-body rod protein FlgC, translating to MDMTDSLAVSVSALDAHRHRLNVIASNLANAQSTRTNSGGPYRRRDVVFQAAPVSPSFQRAFKQAAAGPGRHALDGVKVVRVFEDRKPGQTVYDPRHPDADKKGFVTMPNVNVMEEMVNMIGASRAYEANVQAINATRTMWNRALEIGR from the coding sequence ATGGATATGACCGATAGTCTCGCCGTCTCAGTCTCAGCGCTCGACGCCCACCGGCATCGATTGAATGTCATTGCGAGCAACCTCGCCAATGCGCAATCCACCAGAACCAACAGCGGTGGACCCTATCGACGCCGAGATGTCGTCTTTCAAGCAGCGCCGGTATCGCCGTCGTTTCAGCGCGCATTCAAGCAGGCGGCGGCGGGACCGGGCCGCCATGCATTGGATGGAGTGAAGGTCGTCAGGGTCTTCGAAGATCGGAAGCCGGGGCAGACGGTCTATGACCCGCGGCATCCCGATGCAGACAAGAAGGGCTTCGTCACGATGCCCAACGTGAATGTCATGGAAGAAATGGTCAACATGATCGGGGCCTCCCGTGCTTACGAAGCGAACGTGCAGGCCATCAATGCGACCCGCACCATGTGGAACCGCGCCCTGGAGATCGGGAGGTAA
- a CDS encoding Flagellar assembly protein FliH, translating to MGALSLRPHLPAAAPAVPDKELSPLAVLVVDDESSICTLLAEMLQSTGHRVLTAGSAEEALACLRTHQIAVLIVDVQLAGTDGIAFLEQALEVDGRLLGIVMTGYGNIELAVRAMKAGAADFLAKPLQLDLVHATVSRLLELYRLRQENTLLKNTLIRSGNLRLRTVPLADFGRGNRPVGPDDATEFERGVAEGEKRAAERTAATRQKEQALTSALMAQLEKTSRSLHETVEEEIASLSFMIAQKVVRDLSAANHEVVLSQVRAALAHLHESGLVRIRVHPSDLPFLESSRAALSQTPHGLLSLKFETDPGISPGGCLVQASNLSIDATLDSQLLRLGEALRKREGGEA from the coding sequence ATGGGAGCGCTGTCCTTGCGCCCGCACCTTCCCGCGGCTGCTCCGGCCGTACCGGACAAGGAACTCTCGCCTCTGGCCGTTCTGGTCGTCGACGACGAATCCTCCATCTGCACGTTGCTGGCCGAGATGCTGCAGTCCACCGGTCACAGGGTTCTCACGGCCGGCTCAGCCGAGGAAGCCTTGGCCTGCCTGCGCACGCATCAGATCGCCGTGCTGATCGTGGATGTGCAGTTGGCCGGAACCGACGGGATCGCCTTCTTGGAACAAGCGCTGGAAGTCGACGGCCGTCTGCTGGGTATCGTCATGACCGGATACGGCAACATCGAACTGGCGGTGCGGGCTATGAAAGCCGGGGCGGCTGATTTCCTGGCGAAGCCTCTCCAGCTCGACCTGGTGCATGCGACCGTCTCCCGTTTGTTGGAACTCTATCGACTACGCCAGGAAAACACCCTGCTCAAGAATACGTTGATCAGATCCGGCAACCTCAGGTTGCGGACCGTGCCGCTGGCGGATTTCGGCCGAGGCAACAGACCGGTCGGCCCGGACGATGCGACGGAATTCGAACGGGGTGTGGCCGAAGGGGAAAAACGGGCCGCTGAGCGGACGGCTGCGACGCGGCAGAAGGAGCAGGCGCTGACGTCGGCGCTCATGGCCCAGTTGGAGAAAACCTCCCGCAGCCTTCACGAGACGGTGGAGGAGGAAATCGCCTCGTTGTCGTTCATGATCGCGCAGAAGGTGGTGCGCGACCTGAGCGCAGCGAACCACGAGGTGGTCTTGTCGCAGGTACGGGCGGCGCTCGCGCATTTGCACGAGAGCGGACTCGTACGGATTCGCGTCCATCCGTCGGACCTGCCGTTCCTGGAGTCGTCACGCGCCGCCTTGAGTCAGACACCGCACGGCCTGCTGAGCCTGAAATTTGAGACGGACCCTGGCATCAGTCCGGGAGGGTGCCTGGTGCAGGCGTCGAACCTGTCGATCGATGCGACGTTGGATTCGCAATTGCTTCGTTTAGGCGAAGCCTTACGAAAGCGGGAGGGCGGTGAAGCTTAG
- a CDS encoding Flagellar basal-body rod protein FlgB: MTIFDKTMQLLERSLDLRGARQQVIAANIANEETPKYRATDLNFGQALADAQRGKLPITLASTNRHHFGPKGTGFQQVTGRLEEVPAGDLPLDANTVNIELEMAKMSDNAQQYNTAATIISMRFRQLLSAIREGR, from the coding sequence ATGACGATCTTTGACAAGACGATGCAGTTGCTCGAACGTTCGCTGGACCTGCGTGGAGCGCGTCAGCAGGTCATCGCGGCCAATATCGCCAACGAGGAAACGCCCAAATATCGCGCGACCGACTTGAACTTCGGGCAGGCCTTGGCCGATGCGCAGCGCGGCAAGCTTCCGATCACGTTGGCCTCCACCAATCGGCACCACTTCGGTCCGAAAGGGACGGGGTTCCAGCAGGTGACGGGGCGTCTAGAGGAGGTGCCGGCAGGCGATCTGCCGTTGGATGCCAACACGGTCAATATCGAATTGGAAATGGCCAAGATGTCGGACAATGCCCAACAGTACAACACCGCCGCGACCATCATCAGCATGCGGTTCCGGCAACTGTTGAGCGCGATTCGAGAGGGGCGGTAG
- a CDS encoding Flagellar motor switch protein FliG has protein sequence MNKQLTGAQKAAILLRAMGEEAAAAVMKALDPKDIRKLGTFMKETANITKQEEDSVIAEFEQASLSGEVEFEGREFMEAILKKALGPEKAARMMESLNTKTYPGIDALKWVDPRTVSQLLKIEHPQTIAVCLAQMEAEQASAVLALLPVHLHADVSLRLATMQEVQPDVLAELSESLQEILSASMGMSSMSVGGAELMADILTRVDKNTEGAIMAKITERDQALAESIRALMFVFDDLVDLDSRAMQELMKEISKEDLPVALRGASPEVKDKFLKNMSSRAAEMLKEDMETRGPVKVSDVEKAQQNILKVCRKLEEEGRIVVGGGAGEELL, from the coding sequence ATGAACAAACAACTGACCGGTGCACAAAAAGCCGCCATCCTGCTCCGGGCGATGGGCGAAGAAGCCGCCGCAGCGGTCATGAAAGCCCTGGATCCCAAAGACATTCGCAAGCTCGGCACCTTCATGAAGGAAACGGCGAACATCACGAAGCAGGAAGAAGACAGCGTGATCGCCGAATTCGAACAGGCGAGTTTATCCGGCGAAGTGGAATTCGAGGGCCGCGAGTTCATGGAAGCCATATTGAAAAAGGCTTTGGGACCGGAAAAGGCCGCCCGGATGATGGAATCCTTGAATACGAAGACCTATCCCGGCATCGACGCCCTGAAATGGGTGGATCCCCGTACCGTGTCGCAACTGTTGAAAATCGAACATCCCCAGACCATCGCGGTCTGTCTGGCTCAAATGGAGGCGGAACAGGCCAGCGCCGTCCTCGCGTTGCTGCCAGTGCATCTGCATGCGGACGTCTCGCTGCGGTTGGCGACGATGCAGGAAGTGCAGCCGGATGTGCTGGCTGAACTGAGCGAGAGCTTGCAGGAGATTCTCTCGGCTTCGATGGGGATGTCGAGCATGTCGGTGGGCGGGGCCGAACTGATGGCCGACATTTTGACCCGCGTCGATAAGAATACCGAAGGGGCCATCATGGCGAAGATTACCGAGCGGGACCAGGCGTTGGCGGAAAGCATCCGGGCGCTCATGTTCGTCTTCGACGATCTGGTGGATCTGGACTCCCGCGCAATGCAGGAACTCATGAAGGAAATCAGCAAGGAAGATCTCCCGGTCGCACTCCGCGGTGCGTCGCCCGAAGTGAAAGACAAATTTCTCAAGAATATGTCCAGCCGCGCGGCCGAGATGCTCAAAGAAGACATGGAGACACGCGGGCCAGTCAAGGTCTCCGACGTCGAAAAGGCGCAGCAGAATATTCTCAAGGTCTGTCGCAAGTTGGAAGAAGAGGGCCGCATCGTGGTGGGTGGCGGTGCGGGCGAGGAGTTGTTGTAG
- a CDS encoding Flagellum-specific ATP synthase FliI, translating to MKLSERLEQVEPLSITGRVAQAVGIVIEASGPFTSVGEVCEITREGGHGAVMAEVVGFREDRVLLMPLGEMQGIGPGSRVVMKGHVASVPVGPQMLGRIFDGLGHPLDGLPPLRAEVRVPLHAAPLNPLHRARITQPVDLGIRAINALLTCGQGQKIGVFAGSGVGKSVLLGMISRYTQADVRVIALVGERGREVKEFLERDLTPEARARSVVIVATSDQPPLVRIRGALVATAIAEYFRDRGKHVLLMMDSLSRLAYSQREVGLAVGEPPTTKGYTPSVFALLPKLLERVGTAQSGGSITGLYTVLVDGDDLNDPVADAVRSILDGHIVLSRELAAQNHFPAIDILHSTSRVMRDIVTPAHYAAARLLLERTALYRRSEDLITLGAYKPGMSKELDKAVAAQPDITGFLRQEIREPVGFSRSIDELLALAGKIQ from the coding sequence GTGAAGCTTAGCGAACGCCTCGAACAGGTCGAGCCGCTCTCCATCACGGGACGGGTGGCGCAGGCGGTCGGTATCGTCATCGAAGCCTCCGGCCCCTTCACCTCCGTCGGCGAGGTTTGCGAGATCACTCGCGAGGGCGGCCACGGCGCCGTCATGGCGGAGGTCGTCGGGTTCCGCGAAGACCGTGTGTTGTTGATGCCGCTCGGGGAAATGCAGGGCATCGGGCCGGGCAGTCGCGTGGTCATGAAAGGACACGTCGCGTCCGTCCCGGTCGGACCGCAGATGCTGGGGCGAATTTTCGACGGCCTCGGCCATCCGCTGGATGGTCTCCCGCCCTTGCGCGCCGAGGTCCGTGTTCCGCTCCATGCCGCACCGCTCAATCCGTTGCACCGCGCCAGGATTACACAGCCGGTCGATCTGGGCATCCGGGCGATCAACGCCCTGTTGACCTGCGGGCAGGGCCAGAAGATCGGCGTCTTCGCAGGGTCAGGCGTGGGAAAAAGCGTCCTGTTGGGAATGATCAGCCGATATACCCAGGCGGATGTCAGGGTCATCGCCCTCGTCGGCGAGCGGGGGCGCGAGGTGAAGGAATTCCTGGAGCGCGACCTCACGCCAGAGGCCAGGGCCCGCTCCGTCGTGATCGTGGCGACCTCGGATCAGCCGCCTCTGGTGCGGATTCGCGGCGCGTTGGTGGCCACCGCCATCGCGGAGTATTTCCGCGACCGCGGCAAGCACGTGTTGTTGATGATGGATTCCCTCTCCAGGCTGGCCTATAGCCAACGGGAAGTCGGGTTGGCAGTCGGCGAGCCACCGACGACCAAGGGCTACACGCCGTCGGTCTTCGCCCTGTTGCCTAAGTTGCTGGAGCGGGTCGGAACGGCTCAAAGCGGCGGCAGCATCACCGGCCTCTACACTGTGTTGGTCGACGGAGACGACCTCAACGATCCGGTCGCCGACGCGGTGCGGTCCATTCTGGACGGGCACATCGTGCTCTCCCGCGAACTCGCCGCGCAGAATCATTTCCCGGCGATCGATATTCTGCACAGCACCAGCCGGGTCATGCGCGACATCGTCACCCCGGCCCATTATGCGGCGGCTCGTTTGCTGCTCGAACGCACGGCGCTCTATCGCCGCTCGGAAGATTTAATCACATTGGGGGCCTATAAACCAGGCATGAGTAAAGAGTTGGATAAGGCCGTGGCGGCCCAACCTGACATTACAGGATTTTTACGGCAGGAGATCCGTGAGCCGGTCGGCTTCTCCCGTTCGATTGATGAACTGCTGGCGCTGGCAGGGAAAATTCAATGA
- a CDS encoding Flagellar basal-body rod modification protein FlgD codes for MDISNVITQTTPTDSSTPASNGPKTLGQSDFLKLLVTQLQNQDPLKPVDNQEFIAQTAQFSQLDQMTKLVSLMEKSVALQEAAQNTTAATTTPAAS; via the coding sequence ATGGATATCAGCAATGTGATCACGCAGACGACACCGACAGATTCATCCACACCGGCCAGCAACGGTCCGAAAACACTGGGACAGAGTGATTTTCTGAAACTGCTGGTGACCCAGCTTCAGAATCAAGATCCGCTGAAGCCGGTCGACAATCAGGAGTTCATCGCACAGACGGCGCAATTTTCCCAGTTAGACCAGATGACGAAGCTGGTCTCTCTTATGGAAAAGAGCGTGGCGCTTCAGGAAGCGGCGCAGAATACAACCGCCGCCACAACCACACCGGCCGCGTCCTAG
- a CDS encoding Flagellar M-ring protein FliF, whose translation MFSKFSQFTINQRFIILLALAGSVAGLVAVTLWTQQPDMQVLFANLAAEDASTIIGRLKDAKVPYETTNGGTTVLVPNAQVHDLRLEMAGQGLPHGGGVGYEIFDRSTLGMSDFLQKLNYRRALQGELARTITQMPEVERARVHLALPERRLFATEQDRARASVVVSLRSNQTLSKAQVQGVVHLVSSSVEGLQARDVTVVDGHGNLLSNTSTDESAGLSGTQMEYQRTLEKDIETRIQSMLERIVGVNKAVVRVSSVLDFRKVETTEERFDPNGQVVRSEQRGQERSSGVNGTTSGGVPGVESNVPGGQETEGGQTSSSNNQTKNETVNYEISRTVSRIVEPTGTIKKLSVAVLVDGIYEGGKAGETASDQPKKYMARSEEEMKRIEDIVKKAMGYSAERQDQVEVVNIQFGLGPEEPVGAGVEAASDSNKVWMPYIRYVVGGLLFFLILFMVVRPLMTMLAESAPPPAAGGTPALPASVGQVEAAIAGKQPAQILDMAKNNPANTAVVVKQWLKSNA comes from the coding sequence ATGTTTTCGAAATTCAGCCAATTCACGATCAATCAACGGTTCATCATCCTGCTCGCACTCGCCGGCTCCGTGGCTGGACTGGTGGCGGTCACCCTCTGGACGCAACAGCCGGACATGCAGGTGCTGTTCGCCAATCTTGCCGCCGAGGATGCGTCCACCATCATCGGCAGGCTGAAGGACGCCAAGGTGCCCTACGAGACCACCAACGGCGGCACGACGGTGCTGGTGCCGAACGCGCAGGTGCATGATTTGCGATTGGAGATGGCAGGCCAGGGGCTTCCGCACGGCGGAGGGGTAGGATATGAAATCTTCGATCGTTCAACCCTGGGCATGTCCGACTTCCTTCAAAAATTGAATTACCGACGGGCCCTGCAAGGGGAATTGGCGCGCACCATCACGCAGATGCCGGAAGTGGAGCGGGCGCGGGTGCACTTGGCGCTCCCGGAGCGGAGACTCTTCGCAACGGAACAGGATCGCGCGCGCGCTTCGGTGGTGGTGTCGCTGCGTTCCAATCAGACCCTGTCCAAGGCCCAGGTGCAGGGCGTGGTGCACCTCGTCTCCAGCAGCGTGGAGGGTCTGCAGGCGCGTGATGTGACCGTCGTGGACGGCCACGGGAATTTGTTGTCGAATACGTCCACCGATGAATCGGCCGGGTTGTCCGGGACGCAAATGGAATATCAGCGGACGTTGGAAAAGGATATCGAGACCCGCATTCAGTCGATGTTGGAGCGAATCGTCGGAGTCAACAAGGCCGTCGTCCGCGTGTCGAGCGTCCTCGACTTCAGAAAGGTCGAGACGACGGAAGAGCGGTTCGATCCGAACGGGCAGGTGGTTCGAAGCGAACAACGAGGGCAGGAGCGGTCCAGCGGTGTGAACGGGACGACCTCCGGCGGCGTGCCTGGTGTGGAATCGAACGTGCCGGGGGGCCAGGAGACCGAAGGCGGTCAAACCAGTTCCAGCAACAACCAGACCAAGAATGAAACCGTGAACTATGAAATCAGCCGGACCGTCTCGCGCATCGTGGAACCGACCGGGACGATCAAGAAACTGTCGGTCGCAGTCCTGGTGGACGGGATCTACGAAGGAGGCAAGGCCGGGGAGACCGCGTCGGACCAGCCCAAGAAGTACATGGCTCGTTCGGAAGAGGAAATGAAACGCATCGAAGACATCGTCAAGAAGGCCATGGGTTATTCGGCCGAACGACAGGACCAGGTCGAAGTCGTCAACATCCAATTCGGGCTGGGACCGGAAGAGCCGGTCGGTGCAGGGGTGGAAGCCGCGTCCGATTCGAACAAGGTCTGGATGCCCTACATCCGGTATGTGGTCGGAGGCCTGCTCTTCTTCCTCATCCTGTTCATGGTCGTCCGTCCGCTGATGACCATGCTGGCCGAGTCGGCGCCTCCCCCGGCCGCCGGCGGGACGCCGGCCCTGCCGGCCTCGGTCGGACAGGTGGAGGCTGCCATCGCCGGCAAACAGCCGGCTCAAATTCTGGACATGGCGAAGAACAATCCCGCCAACACCGCTGTGGTCGTCAAGCAGTGGCTCAAGAGCAACGCCTAA
- a CDS encoding Flagellar two-component response regulator FleR: protein MTVQQAMQGPPASPDDARVVLIVDDEPSMRTALSETIRRLGYQARSASDGMDAVEQVERLKPWLVVTDLKMPRLNGLDLVKEIKQKAPHTFMILMTAYGTVETAVEAMKYGADDYILKPFSTDLLERVIVNLQATTVPDEQEGPATLEARAILTQDPGMIRLLTTLEGVAASQATVLISGESGTGKELLARYIHARSPRAHRPFVALNCAALPDSLLESELFGHERGAFTGAVQKKLGKFEMAHTGTLFLDEISEMNLGLQAKLLRVLQEREVDRIGGREPVPVNIRVIATTNRSLYHEVTQGRFREDLFYRLNVFPVTVPPLRERQGDIPLLARHFLRSSAQRNGLPMPTLSDRAIVELQGRAWKGNVRELENVMERAILVANGGAVDVDHLMPGDGTVLLREPEMIVPALPPSSHGSLWEMERDLIFKTLARVKENRTHAAKELGISIRTLRNKLREYRDMGYQVAGEKS from the coding sequence ATGACTGTGCAACAGGCCATGCAGGGACCACCGGCTTCTCCCGACGACGCGCGTGTCGTATTGATTGTCGATGACGAGCCGTCCATGCGGACGGCCCTGTCGGAAACCATCCGACGATTGGGCTATCAGGCCCGAAGCGCCTCCGACGGCATGGATGCGGTCGAACAGGTCGAGCGTTTGAAACCCTGGCTGGTGGTGACCGATTTGAAGATGCCGCGTCTGAACGGCCTCGACCTCGTGAAGGAGATCAAACAGAAGGCTCCCCACACCTTCATGATCCTCATGACCGCCTACGGCACGGTGGAGACGGCGGTAGAGGCGATGAAATATGGCGCCGACGACTATATCCTCAAACCCTTTTCGACCGATTTGCTGGAACGGGTCATCGTCAACCTGCAGGCGACCACCGTGCCGGACGAACAGGAGGGCCCTGCAACGCTGGAGGCGCGTGCGATCCTGACCCAAGACCCAGGCATGATCCGATTGCTCACGACCCTGGAAGGTGTGGCGGCCAGCCAAGCCACCGTGCTGATCAGCGGCGAGAGCGGCACGGGCAAAGAGTTGCTGGCGCGGTATATCCATGCCAGGAGCCCGCGAGCCCATCGTCCCTTCGTGGCGTTGAATTGCGCGGCGCTCCCGGACAGTCTGCTGGAGAGCGAGTTGTTCGGGCACGAGCGTGGCGCCTTTACGGGAGCCGTTCAGAAGAAGCTGGGCAAGTTTGAAATGGCCCATACCGGGACCCTGTTCCTGGACGAGATCAGCGAAATGAATCTGGGACTACAGGCGAAACTGTTGCGCGTCCTGCAAGAGCGTGAGGTGGATCGTATCGGAGGCCGCGAACCGGTTCCGGTCAATATTCGGGTGATCGCCACGACCAACCGTTCGCTGTATCACGAGGTCACGCAGGGACGTTTTCGAGAAGACCTCTTTTATCGGTTGAATGTGTTTCCCGTCACGGTGCCCCCGCTCCGAGAGCGGCAGGGCGATATCCCGCTCCTGGCCCGGCACTTTCTCCGGTCCTCCGCACAGCGCAACGGTCTGCCGATGCCGACGTTGTCCGACCGCGCCATAGTGGAGCTGCAAGGCCGGGCTTGGAAGGGGAATGTCCGCGAATTGGAAAATGTAATGGAGCGCGCCATCCTGGTGGCCAACGGAGGGGCGGTCGATGTGGATCACCTGATGCCGGGGGACGGCACAGTGCTGCTGCGGGAGCCGGAGATGATCGTGCCGGCCCTGCCGCCCTCGTCGCATGGCTCGTTGTGGGAAATGGAACGGGACCTCATTTTCAAGACCCTGGCGCGGGTGAAAGAAAACCGCACCCATGCAGCCAAGGAATTGGGAATCAGCATCCGGACCCTGCGCAACAAGCTGAGGGAATATCGAGACATGGGCTATCAGGTGGCGGGGGAAAAATCCTGA
- a CDS encoding Flagellar hook-basal body complex protein FliE: MSDLRIAGANLPRPIEAPKIHEPGQGIEAGATTNFVGSLKEAINSINDAQTGAGQAVDALVTGQSSNIHQTMVALQQADVSFQLMMQVRNKLVSAYEEIQRMQI; this comes from the coding sequence ATGTCCGACCTGCGTATAGCTGGGGCGAACCTGCCCCGCCCGATCGAGGCTCCGAAAATTCACGAACCCGGTCAGGGAATCGAAGCCGGCGCTACGACGAATTTCGTGGGGTCGCTCAAAGAGGCCATCAACAGCATCAACGACGCGCAAACCGGCGCCGGCCAGGCGGTCGATGCCTTGGTCACAGGGCAGAGCAGCAACATTCACCAAACCATGGTGGCGTTGCAGCAGGCCGACGTGTCGTTCCAGCTGATGATGCAGGTGCGGAACAAGCTGGTCTCGGCCTACGAGGAAATTCAACGCATGCAGATTTGA
- a CDS encoding Flagellar motor switch protein FliM has product MDKILSQEEIDALMGGVMSGEVDTAPKEEEDPSGIKPYNLTQQERIIRGRMPTMEMINDRFTRQQSLSWSSLLREKIEFSVVGTQIIKFGDFIQKVPVPSSFNLFMMEPLRGNGLYIMDAMLVYLIVDFFFGGKAQTHVKPEGREFTPIQVRLIKKLVQQALADLEKAWQAVMQVKIGYCRSESNPQFAMVVTTSEIVVVVTLQVHLGEISRDMFIAYPYSMLEPIKEKLYSGLFADNVEQDSSWGSRFRDSLQECDVAMTVQLGTARISVQDLLNFTLGDVLMLDQHPGDPLICLVEGDPKFHGQPGVFKGNHACRVTKVLN; this is encoded by the coding sequence ATGGACAAGATACTCTCGCAAGAAGAAATCGACGCATTGATGGGCGGGGTGATGTCGGGCGAGGTCGATACGGCCCCGAAGGAGGAGGAAGATCCGAGCGGCATCAAGCCCTACAACCTGACCCAGCAGGAACGCATCATCCGTGGGCGCATGCCCACGATGGAGATGATCAACGACCGCTTTACCCGCCAGCAATCCCTCTCCTGGAGCAGCCTCCTGCGGGAGAAAATCGAATTCAGCGTCGTCGGCACGCAGATCATCAAGTTCGGAGACTTCATCCAAAAGGTTCCGGTCCCGTCCTCTTTCAACCTGTTCATGATGGAACCGCTGCGCGGCAACGGCCTCTACATCATGGATGCGATGCTGGTCTATCTCATCGTGGACTTTTTCTTCGGCGGGAAGGCGCAAACCCACGTCAAGCCAGAAGGGAGAGAGTTCACCCCGATTCAGGTCCGGCTGATCAAGAAGCTGGTGCAGCAAGCGCTCGCCGATCTGGAGAAGGCCTGGCAGGCGGTCATGCAGGTGAAAATCGGCTATTGCCGATCCGAAAGCAACCCGCAATTCGCCATGGTGGTGACCACGTCGGAGATCGTGGTGGTGGTCACGCTGCAAGTCCACCTGGGAGAGATCTCCCGCGACATGTTCATCGCCTATCCCTACTCCATGCTGGAGCCGATCAAGGAAAAGCTCTACTCCGGACTCTTCGCCGACAATGTGGAGCAGGACAGCAGTTGGGGCAGTCGCTTCAGAGACTCGCTGCAGGAATGCGATGTGGCGATGACGGTGCAGTTGGGAACGGCCCGTATCAGCGTGCAGGACCTGCTGAACTTTACACTGGGCGACGTGTTGATGCTCGACCAGCATCCCGGCGACCCGCTGATCTGCCTCGTCGAGGGTGATCCGAAATTTCACGGCCAGCCGGGCGTGTTCAAGGGCAATCATGCCTGTCGCGTCACCAAAGTGTTGAACTAG